A window of the Ignisphaera sp. genome harbors these coding sequences:
- the ala gene encoding alanine dehydrogenase — translation MKVLILSDKDVSDIMDMSRVIELMEIVFREKGLKRVQMPPKVYLFFDKYQGDLRAMPAYLESLDIAGVKLVNSHPMNPDVYKLPTVMATILLFDPKSGKILCIMNGTWITGARTGATATVATKYLANPNATSIGIIGAGFLAKFHIEAFSKIVDMEKVYIYDVVKSKAEKLAKETEEKLGIKTIAVDTPREAIEPVDVLATLTPSRKPIVKNEWVHEGIHINAMGADAPGKQELDPEILKRAKIVVDDIEQAVHSGEINVPISQKIISVKDVYAELGEIVAGIKKGRETDKEITIFDSTGLAIQDVIVAHYIYVEALERGRAQKISL, via the coding sequence ATGAAGGTGCTGATTCTAAGCGATAAAGATGTATCAGACATAATGGATATGAGTAGAGTCATAGAACTTATGGAGATAGTTTTTCGTGAAAAAGGATTAAAAAGAGTTCAAATGCCACCAAAAGTATATCTATTCTTTGATAAATATCAAGGAGACTTAAGGGCTATGCCTGCCTACCTAGAATCGCTAGATATAGCTGGGGTGAAGCTTGTGAATTCACATCCAATGAACCCCGATGTCTATAAACTTCCAACGGTTATGGCAACAATACTGCTCTTCGACCCAAAGTCAGGTAAAATTCTATGTATAATGAATGGAACATGGATAACAGGTGCGAGAACAGGTGCGACAGCTACGGTAGCAACGAAATATCTAGCTAATCCTAATGCAACCTCTATAGGGATAATTGGTGCAGGATTCTTAGCAAAATTCCATATAGAGGCCTTTTCAAAGATTGTAGATATGGAAAAGGTGTACATATATGATGTAGTTAAATCAAAAGCAGAAAAATTGGCTAAAGAAACAGAAGAAAAGCTAGGAATAAAAACAATAGCTGTTGACACTCCTAGAGAGGCTATTGAACCTGTAGATGTATTAGCTACACTAACACCAAGTAGAAAACCAATAGTAAAAAATGAATGGGTTCATGAAGGAATACATATAAACGCTATGGGAGCAGATGCACCAGGAAAACAAGAGCTAGATCCAGAAATACTAAAAAGAGCAAAAATAGTTGTGGATGATATAGAACAAGCAGTACATAGTGGAGAAATAAATGTGCCTATATCACAGAAGATAATATCTGTAAAAGACGTATATGCTGAACTAGGGGAGATAGTTGCAGGAATAAAGAAAGGTCGAGAAACAGATAAAGAGATAACAATATTCGATTCCACAGGATTAGCAATACAAGACGTAATAGTGGCACACTACATCTATGTAGAAGCACTAGAAAGAGGTAGAGCACAAAAAATCAGTTTATGA
- a CDS encoding YjbQ family protein — protein sequence MDIRIYRISLESSGYGAQDVTAYIAELVYKNNLRKGLAVVYTNEKGCSVVEIEYEPELLADLEEFLKKIGCMDGGFCSILLGKSVVVPIVNNSLFLGQFKKIVFIDVSRISGEKSLVIVLEGLFKDS from the coding sequence ATGGATATTAGAATCTATAGAATCTCATTAGAGAGCTCTGGTTATGGTGCTCAGGATGTAACTGCCTATATAGCGGAACTCGTTTATAAAAATAATCTCCGTAAAGGTTTAGCTGTAGTTTATACAAATGAAAAAGGTTGTAGTGTAGTAGAGATAGAATATGAACCTGAATTACTGGCAGATCTTGAAGAATTTTTGAAAAAAATTGGCTGCATGGATGGTGGTTTCTGCAGTATATTGTTGGGTAAAAGCGTTGTTGTGCCTATAGTCAATAACTCTCTTTTCCTTGGTCAATTTAAGAAGATAGTATTTATTGATGTTTCTAGAATTAGTGGAGAAAAGTCTCTGGTGATTGTTCTTGAAGGTTTATTCAAAGATAGTTGA
- a CDS encoding MazG nucleotide pyrophosphohydrolase domain-containing protein gives MDLKCIQEYIKKEYLERDSARGLYATFTWLIEEVGELAEAILNGDKEGIEEEIADVIAWTLSIANLLNVDVSKAFKKKYSGSKICISDVD, from the coding sequence ATGGATCTGAAGTGTATTCAAGAGTATATAAAAAAAGAATACCTTGAGAGAGACAGCGCAAGAGGTCTTTATGCTACATTTACGTGGCTTATTGAAGAGGTAGGTGAATTAGCTGAAGCAATTCTAAATGGCGATAAAGAGGGTATTGAAGAAGAGATAGCAGATGTTATTGCATGGACCTTAAGTATAGCTAATTTACTTAATGTAGATGTTTCGAAAGCATTTAAAAAGAAATACAGTGGTTCAAAGATATGTATCTCAGATGTAGATTAA
- a CDS encoding inorganic phosphate transporter, whose amino-acid sequence MFSLLMVGLALSAAIAWSIGGNDTANSIDAIVGGGALDVKKAMALFAVSQAVGAIVQGYMVMKTIGRGVVPDIDVVEAVAATLATFIWITIATLKGVPISTTHSVTSAVIGIGIAKWLQGGLMSIKIDAVLKIIISWISSPLASIALAIPLYNLFSRIFSRWSIDNSIAKVILIFVTTFSAYSFGANDVGNATGVYVTITSRYLGIPDTETMRLLAIFASFFIALGGFTVGKKVVETLAFKITRLDIPMALASEASNALVVWIFTTLPYILFGYGLPISTTYATAGSIIGVGIAKNRGLRGVNVKTIVFIMSAWILTLPLVASASIAIYFLIKTFI is encoded by the coding sequence TTGTTTTCACTCTTAATGGTTGGATTAGCTCTGTCAGCAGCAATAGCTTGGTCTATCGGTGGTAATGATACAGCAAACTCTATAGATGCTATTGTTGGTGGAGGGGCTCTTGATGTAAAGAAGGCTATGGCTTTGTTTGCTGTATCTCAAGCTGTTGGAGCTATTGTTCAGGGCTATATGGTTATGAAGACTATTGGTAGAGGTGTTGTTCCAGATATAGATGTTGTTGAGGCTGTAGCAGCAACTTTAGCAACCTTTATATGGATAACTATAGCAACTCTCAAGGGGGTACCAATATCTACGACACATAGTGTTACTAGTGCTGTCATAGGTATAGGTATAGCCAAATGGTTACAAGGCGGTCTTATGTCCATAAAGATTGATGCCGTTTTAAAGATTATAATTAGCTGGATTTCATCTCCTTTAGCATCAATAGCTTTAGCAATACCTCTCTACAATCTCTTTAGCCGGATATTTAGTCGATGGTCTATAGACAACAGTATAGCTAAGGTCATTCTCATATTTGTTACAACTTTTTCTGCATACTCCTTTGGTGCAAACGATGTTGGTAATGCAACAGGTGTTTATGTAACTATTACAAGCAGGTACCTCGGAATACCTGATACTGAGACTATGAGACTTCTCGCGATATTTGCATCATTCTTTATAGCATTAGGGGGGTTTACTGTCGGTAAAAAAGTTGTAGAGACTCTGGCTTTCAAGATTACGAGACTCGATATACCTATGGCTCTGGCTTCTGAAGCCTCTAATGCTTTAGTTGTATGGATTTTCACAACACTACCGTATATACTGTTTGGCTATGGATTACCTATATCAACGACATACGCAACAGCAGGATCCATAATAGGCGTAGGCATAGCCAAGAATAGAGGCCTTAGGGGAGTAAACGTGAAAACCATAGTATTCATAATGAGTGCCTGGATCTTAACATTGCCTTTAGTAGCTTCGGCAAGTATAGCTATATACTTTCTTATTAAAACCTTTATATAG
- a CDS encoding zinc metalloprotease HtpX, whose protein sequence is MLILSMLLLVVFTLVVIQIILSLLAPGVAETIGLYPFRFWWMWWIIDIVVYGLSITVLILIGLGIGRFIEKRIPIDLDHLKASMISTSLAVISGAIFVFMFVTYLLDYQLATTLFIIAILFALIPSLISWLVAPAIINVMYRCRYDPQLQKIVDRVATRAGMKPPKAVVAEMPIPNAFAYSSPLMGRYVAITTGLFKTVSRDGLEAVIGHELGHHKHRDNAVIMLFGLIPSTIYFVGRFLLYIGFVDRYSDGGERRRSGGGMLFMIVGVVLIVVSILLQVAVLSLSRLREHYADAHGAKVTSPFAMIGALKSLDQFYRSTGARKLIADSKIKPLFIYSLAESLVGFEEMLSTHPPIYKRIAFLESLIGKEIEA, encoded by the coding sequence ATGTTAATCCTTAGTATGTTGTTGCTGGTAGTATTTACTTTAGTTGTTATACAGATAATTCTATCGCTACTAGCTCCGGGAGTTGCTGAAACTATAGGTCTCTATCCGTTTAGATTCTGGTGGATGTGGTGGATTATCGATATAGTTGTTTACGGTCTCTCGATAACTGTACTTATATTGATCGGCCTAGGTATAGGTAGATTTATTGAAAAGAGAATTCCCATAGATCTGGATCATCTTAAAGCGTCTATGATTTCGACATCTCTTGCTGTTATAAGTGGAGCTATATTCGTATTTATGTTTGTAACATACTTACTTGATTACCAACTAGCTACCACATTGTTTATCATAGCGATTCTTTTCGCTTTAATACCGTCTCTTATTTCATGGCTTGTAGCTCCAGCTATAATCAATGTCATGTATAGATGCAGATACGATCCTCAGCTTCAGAAGATTGTTGATAGAGTTGCTACTAGAGCTGGTATGAAACCTCCTAAGGCTGTTGTTGCTGAAATGCCTATTCCTAACGCCTTTGCCTATTCATCGCCTCTAATGGGTAGATATGTAGCTATCACAACAGGTCTTTTTAAAACCGTTAGTAGAGATGGACTTGAAGCTGTAATTGGTCACGAACTTGGACACCACAAGCATAGAGATAATGCTGTTATAATGTTATTTGGTTTAATTCCATCAACGATATACTTTGTAGGTCGATTCCTCCTATATATTGGGTTCGTGGATAGGTATAGTGATGGTGGTGAAAGAAGAAGATCTGGAGGAGGAATGCTGTTTATGATAGTGGGTGTGGTACTTATTGTTGTAAGCATTTTGCTGCAGGTAGCTGTCTTATCTCTATCGAGATTAAGGGAGCACTATGCTGATGCGCATGGGGCTAAGGTTACCTCGCCTTTTGCCATGATAGGTGCTTTGAAATCTCTTGATCAATTCTATAGATCTACTGGTGCTAGAAAACTTATAGCCGATAGCAAGATCAAACCATTATTCATATATTCTTTAGCTGAATCGTTAGTAGGTTTTGAGGAGATGCTTTCAACACATCCGCCAATATATAAGAGGATTGCATTTCTAGAATCATTGATAGGAAAAGAGATAGAAGCTTAA
- a CDS encoding cation diffusion facilitator family transporter, with the protein MHVVYISFSVNLATLTFKILGFIDTHSISLFADVLNDLGDCIGLGFLIFGLILSKKKRSSIAYPFGMSRALYVFSLISISIIGGFLFSISFIKSIEVLLHDGILSSSSKAIVFALIALILNSFNMMISIASKNDFDPVTTGTFVDSMVDFFGSIIAFTSVVTANNFVDGIGGVIVSIILLISSIVLGYRYFLVLIGRAPPKEELLKILNTVLFIPNVADVNELKAIMLTENEYLVVLEVEINENIEVEDLETVSKIVENEIRKAIHKVKHVVVEFVSRKREPPTYRRIIEEINKLKE; encoded by the coding sequence ATGCATGTTGTATACATATCATTTTCAGTAAATCTCGCCACATTAACATTCAAGATCCTGGGCTTTATTGATACACACTCAATTTCACTTTTTGCAGATGTTCTTAACGATTTAGGTGACTGTATAGGTCTAGGTTTCCTAATATTTGGCTTAATACTCTCAAAAAAGAAGAGAAGTAGTATAGCGTATCCGTTCGGTATGAGTAGGGCTCTCTACGTGTTTAGTTTGATATCCATATCTATTATAGGTGGCTTCCTTTTCTCCATATCGTTTATAAAGTCTATAGAAGTCTTACTTCATGATGGAATCCTTAGTTCGAGTAGCAAGGCTATAGTATTTGCTCTGATAGCTTTAATCCTCAACAGCTTTAACATGATGATCTCAATAGCTTCCAAAAATGATTTTGACCCTGTAACAACAGGTACCTTTGTAGATAGTATGGTAGATTTCTTTGGAAGCATTATAGCATTTACATCTGTTGTGACTGCGAATAACTTTGTTGATGGTATAGGTGGCGTTATTGTTTCTATAATACTCTTGATCTCGTCCATAGTACTTGGTTATAGATACTTCTTAGTTCTCATAGGTAGAGCTCCACCTAAAGAAGAACTCTTAAAAATACTTAACACAGTTTTATTCATACCTAATGTAGCTGACGTTAATGAGCTTAAAGCTATCATGCTAACCGAGAATGAATACCTTGTTGTACTTGAGGTCGAAATTAATGAAAACATAGAGGTAGAGGATTTGGAAACAGTTAGCAAGATTGTAGAGAACGAAATCAGAAAGGCTATACATAAGGTTAAACATGTAGTTGTAGAATTTGTTTCTAGAAAAAGAGAGCCCCCAACGTATAGAAGAATAATTGAGGAAATAAACAAATTAAAAGAGTAG
- a CDS encoding DUF47 family protein, whose product MTFWSWISMRRRKEILEMYVRHVDKVIDVVKHAEKLIEALVEGSEEGVLREWQNVFESERRADESKRSILAELSREIFHPIDREELVRLIIMTDDIADYAKAWSRRAALYAPNRIPNDIGKKLISMSRKVLDAVDLIKQAVDTLAKDPKKVLEIANSIESLEEEVDDIRHDLFKSVLSFCNNTQPSQCILIKEVMDSIESAADKCEDVGDLFRRIALLSI is encoded by the coding sequence GTGACGTTTTGGAGCTGGATATCTATGAGAAGAAGAAAAGAGATACTCGAAATGTATGTAAGACACGTTGATAAGGTTATAGATGTGGTAAAACATGCAGAAAAGCTTATAGAAGCTCTAGTTGAAGGAAGTGAAGAGGGAGTTTTAAGGGAATGGCAAAATGTTTTTGAATCAGAAAGAAGAGCTGATGAATCCAAAAGGAGTATTTTAGCAGAATTGTCTAGAGAGATATTTCATCCAATAGATAGAGAAGAGCTCGTGAGATTAATAATAATGACTGATGATATAGCTGATTATGCTAAGGCATGGAGTAGAAGAGCAGCACTATATGCACCAAACAGAATACCAAACGATATAGGTAAGAAACTTATATCAATGTCTAGAAAAGTTCTAGATGCTGTAGACTTAATCAAACAGGCTGTAGATACTTTAGCTAAGGATCCTAAGAAAGTTCTAGAAATAGCTAACTCTATAGAATCTCTAGAAGAAGAGGTTGACGATATTAGACATGATCTATTCAAATCTGTACTTAGTTTCTGCAATAATACACAGCCCTCACAGTGCATATTGATTAAAGAAGTCATGGACTCTATAGAGAGTGCAGCAGATAAGTGTGAAGATGTAGGAGATCTGTTCAGAAGAATAGCACTTCTATCAATATAA
- a CDS encoding zinc-binding alcohol dehydrogenase family protein, translating into MKAAVLRNNVEIKAEGCSRRYPELPWIEEPLSIDDVDDPIINFDQALVKVSVCGMCYTDIDIIEGRIKCKLPDIPGHQIVGKVVDDGKNVNEFSIGDRVGIAWIGHTCNQCLYCRSGQENLCEEFKAIGCHIDGGYAEYVAVYSNYMYRVPKNLDDEYVAPLMCAGAVGYRALKLVQMIDGLRLGLFGFGSSAHIVIQIARKLYPSSEIYVFTRSDHHKDLAKKLGADWVGNPQEDPPKKINRAIDFTPVGETVARALEVLDRGGKLVINVIRKQTDVNLDYLKHIWQEKELKSVANVTRADVKELLEIVKLHPIDIHIQSYTLNNVNKALRDLKMAKTKGSPVLRIS; encoded by the coding sequence ATGAAGGCTGCAGTACTCAGAAATAACGTAGAGATTAAAGCTGAAGGATGCAGCAGAAGATATCCAGAGCTTCCATGGATTGAAGAACCTCTGTCTATAGACGATGTAGATGATCCCATCATAAACTTTGATCAAGCTTTAGTTAAGGTATCTGTATGTGGTATGTGTTATACGGATATAGATATTATTGAGGGAAGAATTAAATGTAAACTGCCTGATATACCCGGGCATCAAATTGTTGGCAAAGTTGTTGATGATGGTAAAAATGTGAATGAATTCAGTATAGGTGATAGAGTTGGTATAGCATGGATAGGACACACATGTAATCAATGTCTCTACTGCAGATCTGGGCAAGAAAATTTATGTGAAGAATTCAAAGCTATTGGATGTCATATAGATGGGGGGTATGCAGAATATGTAGCTGTATATAGCAACTATATGTACCGTGTACCAAAGAATTTAGATGATGAATATGTCGCTCCACTTATGTGTGCAGGTGCTGTTGGTTATAGAGCTTTGAAACTTGTCCAAATGATTGACGGGCTTAGACTAGGATTGTTTGGCTTTGGATCATCAGCACACATAGTTATACAGATAGCTAGAAAACTGTATCCCTCTTCAGAAATCTATGTATTTACGAGAAGTGATCACCATAAGGATCTGGCTAAAAAACTTGGAGCAGACTGGGTAGGAAATCCTCAAGAAGATCCTCCAAAGAAAATAAATAGAGCAATAGATTTTACACCAGTAGGAGAAACAGTTGCTAGAGCTCTAGAGGTTCTAGATAGAGGGGGAAAACTTGTTATAAATGTTATAAGAAAGCAAACTGATGTAAACCTAGACTATTTAAAACATATTTGGCAAGAAAAAGAATTGAAAAGCGTTGCAAACGTTACTAGAGCAGATGTAAAAGAGCTTCTAGAAATAGTGAAATTACATCCAATAGATATACATATCCAAAGCTATACATTAAATAATGTAAATAAAGCCTTGAGAGACCTAAAAATGGCAAAAACAAAAGGCTCACCAGTACTAAGAATATCTTAA
- a CDS encoding YjbQ family protein, which produces MKVYSKIVEVRTYGPMVLHPITYAVKEVIRECKASIGLVWLSVEGATPALVVLSRGMYKDFLNFICRLIPFNGWRHGNAYAHLISTLISTNIAVPIMDGSLVLSPDDDIYLLETRSVHNHVRRISIQIHTV; this is translated from the coding sequence TTGAAGGTTTATTCAAAGATAGTTGAGGTTAGAACCTACGGGCCAATGGTTCTACATCCTATAACATATGCAGTCAAAGAGGTTATTCGTGAATGTAAAGCTAGTATAGGATTGGTTTGGTTATCTGTTGAAGGAGCTACACCAGCCCTTGTAGTACTTAGTAGAGGAATGTATAAAGATTTTCTAAATTTCATCTGTAGACTTATTCCATTCAATGGCTGGAGACACGGTAATGCATATGCACATCTGATATCAACATTGATTTCAACAAATATCGCAGTTCCTATTATGGATGGTTCTCTAGTTTTATCACCTGATGACGATATATATCTTCTTGAAACAAGATCTGTTCATAACCATGTGAGGAGAATATCCATACAGATACATACTGTTTAA